A part of Nitrospirota bacterium genomic DNA contains:
- a CDS encoding NAD(P)-dependent oxidoreductase: MKKIGFLGLGIMGAGMCKRLLGAGFELTVYNRTPGKAKELLLLGALEAATPAEAVSGSDVSITMLGDPASVKEVVLGKGGVLEGIKKGATHIDMTTVDPNTARRLGNAFYQKGSYFIEAPVTGSKIAAASGELVLMVGGEEKDLERVRPVLTPLSKKIVHMGSIGTGAMMKLVNNLSMAGAMEAFFEGFTLGRKSGLVPEKILEVLNDSALASPLLKMKGMAALTKNFETHFSLKNMAKDIRLAVTEGKRLEVPLPVTSVVNGLFDIAKSHGLDEQDFAALVVVVEKMAQLS, encoded by the coding sequence ATGAAAAAGATTGGTTTCTTAGGCCTTGGAATCATGGGGGCCGGAATGTGCAAAAGACTTTTAGGGGCCGGGTTCGAACTAACCGTTTATAATCGGACGCCAGGAAAAGCAAAAGAACTCCTTCTTCTCGGCGCTCTGGAAGCCGCGACCCCCGCCGAGGCGGTTTCGGGCTCCGACGTGAGCATTACGATGCTTGGAGACCCTGCTTCTGTCAAAGAAGTGGTTTTAGGGAAAGGGGGTGTTCTTGAAGGGATTAAAAAAGGGGCAACCCATATCGATATGACGACGGTCGATCCGAATACGGCCAGAAGGCTCGGGAACGCCTTTTACCAAAAAGGGTCTTATTTTATCGAAGCCCCGGTAACCGGAAGCAAAATAGCCGCAGCCTCTGGCGAGCTGGTCTTAATGGTGGGAGGAGAGGAAAAAGACCTTGAACGGGTTCGTCCGGTCTTAACACCGCTGTCGAAAAAAATTGTCCATATGGGAAGTATTGGAACAGGGGCCATGATGAAGCTGGTCAATAACCTTTCAATGGCCGGCGCGATGGAGGCCTTTTTTGAAGGGTTTACCCTCGGGAGAAAGTCTGGTCTTGTCCCGGAAAAAATCCTCGAGGTCTTAAATGACAGCGCCCTTGCTTCTCCTTTGCTGAAAATGAAGGGAATGGCGGCATTAACGAAAAATTTTGAAACTCATTTTTCCCTTAAAAATATGGCCAAGGATATTCGATTAGCGGTAACGGAGGGAAAGCGTTTGGAGGTCCCTTTGCCGGTAACGTCCGTCGTTAACGGGCTTTTTGATATTGCGAAGTCACATGGGCTTGATGAACAGGATTTTGCGGCGCTGGTCGTCGTTGTCGAAAAAATGGCGCAGTTAAGTTAA
- a CDS encoding bifunctional precorrin-2 dehydrogenase/sirohydrochlorin ferrochelatase, with the protein MRYYPIFVNLENRVVIVVGGGPVAERKTLSLIETGANVVLISPDLTVKLKELVHARQIHHLCRFYQPGDLKGAALVIAATDSVEANIQIVRDAESLSLFANNVTSPDHSTFIVPSVIAKKDLQIAISTSGQSPALTRHIREKLEKEFGGEYDLFIDLLSQVRRQLHKQSVPEERRAGILNKLVESDILDLLKKNQKEKALEKAKEISQLTQIII; encoded by the coding sequence ATGCGTTATTACCCTATTTTCGTCAATCTGGAAAACCGTGTCGTCATCGTCGTCGGTGGAGGACCGGTTGCGGAGCGGAAAACGCTTTCTCTGATCGAAACTGGCGCCAATGTGGTCTTAATAAGCCCCGATTTAACCGTAAAACTTAAAGAACTTGTCCATGCCCGTCAAATCCACCACCTTTGCCGCTTTTACCAGCCGGGGGATTTAAAAGGCGCCGCGCTGGTCATTGCCGCCACGGATTCCGTTGAAGCGAATATACAGATTGTCCGGGACGCTGAGTCGCTCTCCCTTTTTGCCAATAATGTCACCTCGCCCGATCATTCGACTTTTATTGTCCCGTCAGTTATCGCGAAAAAAGATTTGCAGATTGCCATTTCAACGAGTGGACAAAGCCCCGCGCTGACCAGGCATATTCGTGAAAAATTGGAAAAAGAATTCGGCGGGGAATACGATCTTTTTATTGATCTGCTCAGTCAGGTTCGCAGACAGCTCCATAAACAGTCCGTTCCTGAAGAGCGGAGGGCTGGTATTTTGAATAAATTGGTGGAATCTGATATATTGGATTTATTAAAAAAAAATCAAAAAGAAAAAGCTTTAGAGAAGGCTAAGGAAATCTCGCAACTAACCCAAATAATAATATAA